GTGTGGGAACCTTGATTTCGGTGGCCATCTGTCTTTTCCGGTTTCTGGGTTTATTCGCCGAGTGCGTCTTCGAGGAGGGCGGCAAGCTGCGCGAGATGCTTGGACATCAGGCCCGTCGCGGGCGAGGCCGCGGCCGGACGCCCCGTATATCTAACGCGCTGATGCTTGGCGTCGATATGCGCCAGCACCCATTCGAGATAGGGATCTATGAAGGACCATGCGCCCATGTTCTTGGGTTCTTCCTGGCACCACACCATCTCCGCGTTGCGGAAACGCGACAGTTCGGTGATCAGCGCCTTCGCCGGGAACGGATAGAGTTGTTCGACGCGCAGCAGATATATGTCGTTGATGCCGCGCTTCTCGCGCTCCTCGTAGAGGTCGTAATAGACCTTGCCCGAACACAGCACGACGCGGCGTATCTTCGAGTCCTTGACTAGCTTGATCGGCTGGTCCGCGAGCAGTTGCGCGTCGTCCCACAGCAGGCGATGGAAGGTGGACTCGCCCGACATTTCGGCCAGCGTCGACACCGCGCGCTTGTGGCGCAGCAGAGACTTCGGCGTCATCAGGATCAACGGCTTGCGGAAGTCGCGCTTCAGTTGCCGGCGCAGGATGTGGAAATAATTGGCCGGCGTCGTGCAACTGGCGACCTGCATGTTGTCTTCAGCGCAAAGCTGGAGGAATCGCTCCAGACGGGCGGAAGAATGCTCCGGCCCCTGGCCCTCATAACCGTGCGGCAGCAGGCAGACGAGGCCGGACATGCGCAGCCACTTGCGTTCGCCCGACGAGATGAACTGGTCGAACACGACCTGCGCGCCGTTGGCGAAGTCTCCGAACTGCGCTTCCCACAGCGTCAGGGCGCGCGGCTCCGCAAGGCTGTAGCCATATTCGAAGCCGAGAACGGCTTCCTCCGAAAGCATCGAGTTGATCACCTCGTATCCGGCCTGTGCGGCCGAGAGGTTGTTCAGCGGGATGTAGCGGTTCTCGTCGCGCTGGTCGTAGAGCACCGAATGGCGCTGCGAGAATGTGCCGCGCTCCGAATCCTGGCCCGACAGGCGGATCGGATTGCCATCGAGCAGGATCGCGCCAAAGGCCAGCGATTCGGCCGTCGCCCAGTCGATGCCCTCGCCGGAGTCGATCGCCTGCCGGCGATTTTCCAGGAAGCGCTGGATGGTGCGGTGGACCTCGAAATCCTTCGGCACCTCGGTGAGCTTCCTGCCGATCTCCTTGAGGGTCTTCATCGGCACGGCGGTCTTGCCAAGCCGGCGTTCGTCCTGATTGTCGGCCGCGCGCAGGCCCGACCATGCCCCGTCCAGCCAGTCCGCCTTGTTCGGCTTGTAAGCCTGGCCGACCTCGAACTCGGCTTCGAGATGGGCACGCCATTCGGCCTTCATCTTGTCGAACTCTTCCGCCGACAGCAGGCCCTCGCCGATGAGCTTGTCGGCATAGAGCTGCACCGTCGTCTTGTGCGAGCGGATGTTCTTGTACATCAGCGGCTGCGTGAAGGCCGGCTCGTCGCCCTCATTGTGGCCGAAGCGGCGATAGCAGAACATGTCCACCACCACCGGCTTGTGGAACTTCATGCGGAATTCGGTCGCCACCTTGGCGGCGTAGACCACTGCCTCCGGATCGTCGCCGTTCACATGGAAGATTGGCGCCTCGATCATCTTCGCCACATCCGACGGATAGGGCGAGGAGCGCGAGAAGCGCGGATTGGTGGTGAAGCCGATCTGGTTGTTGATGATGAAATGCAGCGTGCCGGCGACGCGATGGCCGCGCAATCCGGAAAGGCCCAGTATCTCGGCGATCACGCCCTGGCCCGCAAATGCGGCGTCGCCATGCAGAAGCAAGGGCATGACCTTGGCGCGCTCGTCGAGCGGGACGATCTCGCCGCGTGCACGGCCGAAGAGCTGGTCCTGCTTGGCGCGCGCCTTGCCCATGACGACGGGATCGACGATCTCGAGATGCGAGGGGTTGGCGGTGAGCGACAGATGCACCTTGTTGCCGTCGAACTCGCGATCCGAGGATGCGCCGAGGTGATACTTCACATCGCCGGAGCCTTCTACGTCGTCCGGAGCATAGGAACCGCCCTTGAATTCGTGGAAGATGGCGCGGTGCGGCTTGGCCATCACCTGGCTGAGCACGTTGAGACGGCCGCGATGGGCCATGCCGAGCACGATCTCCTTGAGGCCCATCTGGCCGCCGCGCTTGACGATCTGTTCCAGCGCCGGGATCAGCGACTCGCCGCCGTCAAGCCCGAAACGCTTGGTGCCCTTGTACTTGACGTCGATGAACTGCTCGAAGCCTTCGGCCTCCACCAGCTTGTGGAGAATGGCCTTCTTGCCGTTCGCAGTGAATTCGATGCCCTTGTCCGGCCCTTCGATGCGTTCCTGAATCCACGCCTTTTCCTCGGGATCGGAGATGTGCATGAACTCGACGCCGAGCGTCGAGCAATAGGTGCGCTTCAGGATTTCCAGCATCTGCCGGATGGTGGCGTATTCGCCGAGACCCAGCACGTGATCGATGAAGATCGGGCGGTCGTAATCGGCGTCGGTGAAGCCGTAATTCTCCGGCGAAAGCTCGTTATAGTCCTCAAGCGGCTTGGCTATGCCGAGCGGATCGAGATTGGCGTGCAGATGGCCGCGCATGCGGTAGGCGCGGATCATCATGATGGCGCGAACGGAATCCCGCGCCGAACGCTGCAGGTCCGCCTCGGAAACGGCAGTGCCGCCCGCTGCCGCCTTGTCGCGCATCTTCTTGTCGATGACCTTCTCGACAAGGCCCCAGTTGCCGTCGAGCGCCGAGACCAGTTCACCATTGGCCTGCAACGGCCAGGACGGCCTGGACCACGAGGCGCCGCGCGCGTTCTTGCGGACGTCGCCCGCATCGTCCTTCAACGCATCGAAGAACGCCCGCCACTCGTCGTCGACGGAGGATGGATCGTCCTCATACGCCGCATGCAGCGCCTCGATGTAGTCGGCATTTCCGCCGTATAGAAACGAAGTCAGGGAAAATTGGTCGTTGGCCTGATCGTGTCGTGCCATCTGCCTCTTCGGAGCGACGCTCCGTCTCCTTTTCAGAGTGATCGGTGAACAGTGATCCGTGAACAGCAGTACTACTGCTCACCGTTCACTGTTCACTGCTCACTATCCGTTGATCGCCTCCACCAGCGTCGTGCCGAGACGCGCCGGCGACGGCGATACCTTGATGCCCGCCGATTCCATCGCCGCGATCTTGTCCTCGGCTCCGCCCTTTCCGCCGGAGATCACCGCGCCGGCGTGACCCATGGTGCGGCCGGGAGGGGCGGTGCGGCCGGCGATGAAGCCCGCCATCGGCTTCCTGCGGCCCTTTTTCGCCTCGTCCTTGAGGAACTGCGCGGCATCTTCCTCGGCCGAACCCCCGATCTCGCCGATCATGATGATCGACTTCGTCTCGTCATCCGCCAGGAACATTTCGAGGATATCGATGAACTCCGTACCTTTCACCGGATCGCCGCCGATGCCGACGGCCGTGGTCTGGCCGAGTCCGGCATTGGTCGTCTGGAATACCGCCTCATAGGTAAGCGTTCCGGAACGCGAGACAACGCCCACCGAACCCTTGCGGAAGATGTTGCCCGGCATGATGCCGATCTTGCATTCGTCCGGCGTGACGATGCCGGGGCAGTTCGGGCCGATGAGGCGCGACTTCGACCTGTCGAGCCTCGCCTTGACCTTGACCATGTCCATCACCGGAATGCCCTCGGTGATGCAGACGATCAGCGGAATCTCGGCCTCGATCGCCTCGATGATGGCCTCTGCGGCGCCTGCCGGCGGCACATAGACCACCGAAGCGTTGGCGCCCGTCTTCTCCTTGCCTTCGGCGACCGAAGCGAAGATCGGCAAGGTTTCTCCTTTGGAGCCGGTCCAGTTCGTGCCGCCCTTGGAAGGATGGATGCCGCCGACCATCTTGGTGCCATGATAGGCCAGCGCCTGTTCGGTGTGGAAGGTGCCGGTCTTGCCAGTCAGGCCCTGCACGAGGATCTTGGTGTTCTTGTCAATGAGGATGGACATTATTTCCCCTAAAGCCGCTTGAGGTTCGCGACGGTCAGCTCACTTTTGGCGTTGCCGGTGTTCAGTGTCGTCGCCAGCTCGAACATCAGCACGACGGGTTCTTCGGTGATGGAGCGCGGCCGATGCTCGACGCCGCGCGGGACGACGATGAAGTCGCCTTCGTCCAGTTCGACCTGTCCATCGCGAAAATCGATGGCGATCTTGCCACGCAGCACGAGGAACGCCTCGTCCTCATTGTCGTGTGCGTGCCAGTCGAATACCGCTCCGAACTTGGCGACCTTGGCCTGCGCGTCGTTTATATCGCCGGCGATATGCGGATCGAAGACCTTTGCGATCCTGGCATCCGCGGCTTCGACAAGATTTATCTTGCGCGGTGGCATCGGCTTACGGCTTCCCGACCGCCTTGACGATCTTCTGGGCGGCGTCGTCCAGATCGTCCGCCGGGATGACGTTCAGGCCGCTCTCGCGCAGGATCTTCTTGCCGAGTTCGACATTGGTGCCTTCCAGCCGCACCACCAGCGGGACCTGGAGGCCGACTTCCTTGACCGCCGCGACCACGCCC
The window above is part of the Rhizobiaceae bacterium genome. Proteins encoded here:
- a CDS encoding 2-oxoglutarate dehydrogenase E1 component, which gives rise to MARHDQANDQFSLTSFLYGGNADYIEALHAAYEDDPSSVDDEWRAFFDALKDDAGDVRKNARGASWSRPSWPLQANGELVSALDGNWGLVEKVIDKKMRDKAAAGGTAVSEADLQRSARDSVRAIMMIRAYRMRGHLHANLDPLGIAKPLEDYNELSPENYGFTDADYDRPIFIDHVLGLGEYATIRQMLEILKRTYCSTLGVEFMHISDPEEKAWIQERIEGPDKGIEFTANGKKAILHKLVEAEGFEQFIDVKYKGTKRFGLDGGESLIPALEQIVKRGGQMGLKEIVLGMAHRGRLNVLSQVMAKPHRAIFHEFKGGSYAPDDVEGSGDVKYHLGASSDREFDGNKVHLSLTANPSHLEIVDPVVMGKARAKQDQLFGRARGEIVPLDERAKVMPLLLHGDAAFAGQGVIAEILGLSGLRGHRVAGTLHFIINNQIGFTTNPRFSRSSPYPSDVAKMIEAPIFHVNGDDPEAVVYAAKVATEFRMKFHKPVVVDMFCYRRFGHNEGDEPAFTQPLMYKNIRSHKTTVQLYADKLIGEGLLSAEEFDKMKAEWRAHLEAEFEVGQAYKPNKADWLDGAWSGLRAADNQDERRLGKTAVPMKTLKEIGRKLTEVPKDFEVHRTIQRFLENRRQAIDSGEGIDWATAESLAFGAILLDGNPIRLSGQDSERGTFSQRHSVLYDQRDENRYIPLNNLSAAQAGYEVINSMLSEEAVLGFEYGYSLAEPRALTLWEAQFGDFANGAQVVFDQFISSGERKWLRMSGLVCLLPHGYEGQGPEHSSARLERFLQLCAEDNMQVASCTTPANYFHILRRQLKRDFRKPLILMTPKSLLRHKRAVSTLAEMSGESTFHRLLWDDAQLLADQPIKLVKDSKIRRVVLCSGKVYYDLYEEREKRGINDIYLLRVEQLYPFPAKALITELSRFRNAEMVWCQEEPKNMGAWSFIDPYLEWVLAHIDAKHQRVRYTGRPAAASPATGLMSKHLAQLAALLEDALGE
- a CDS encoding cupin domain-containing protein, giving the protein MPPRKINLVEAADARIAKVFDPHIAGDINDAQAKVAKFGAVFDWHAHDNEDEAFLVLRGKIAIDFRDGQVELDEGDFIVVPRGVEHRPRSITEEPVVLMFELATTLNTGNAKSELTVANLKRL
- the sucD gene encoding succinate--CoA ligase subunit alpha, with product MSILIDKNTKILVQGLTGKTGTFHTEQALAYHGTKMVGGIHPSKGGTNWTGSKGETLPIFASVAEGKEKTGANASVVYVPPAGAAEAIIEAIEAEIPLIVCITEGIPVMDMVKVKARLDRSKSRLIGPNCPGIVTPDECKIGIMPGNIFRKGSVGVVSRSGTLTYEAVFQTTNAGLGQTTAVGIGGDPVKGTEFIDILEMFLADDETKSIIMIGEIGGSAEEDAAQFLKDEAKKGRRKPMAGFIAGRTAPPGRTMGHAGAVISGGKGGAEDKIAAMESAGIKVSPSPARLGTTLVEAING